A single region of the Vibrio chagasii genome encodes:
- a CDS encoding ABC transporter ATP-binding protein — MYKKFEGFTEAFPKGEPIQPPAGILAFCRHYTRGFEKPLILLGIMSMTIAIIEVALFGYMGQLVDWLSTSNPETFLADNKSTLVGLGVLLLVVMPILISVYSLLLHQTLLGNYPMSIRWLAHRYLLKQSLSFYQDDFAGRVATKVMQTSLAVRETVTKMVDVFVYVTVYFTAMLFMLAESDWRLMAPMLIWLFVYIGIQLYFVPKLKDVSSEQADARSLMTGRIVDSYTNIATVKLFSHSKRETEYAEEGMEGFLDTVYRQMRLVTGFNICVEFANYLLVFSIAGISIYLWLDSAITVGAIAIAVSLALRINGMSKWIMWEIGGLFENLGTVIDGIKTMSKPIAIEDKKDAQPLKVPQGGINFENVSFNYGENKGVINKLNLNIKPGEKVGLVGRSGAGKSTLVNLLLRFHDVESGRILIDDQEISSVTQDSLRSNIGMVTQDTSLLHRSIKDNILYGRPEATDEEVYAATKQAHANEFIETLTDPFGNIGYDAQVGERGVKLSGGQRQRVAISRVLLKNAPLLVLDEATSALDSEVEAAIQESLIELMEGKTVIAIAHRLSTIAAMDRLIVLDEGNIVEEGTHQDLINQNGIYAQLWNHQTGGFIGSEN; from the coding sequence ATGTACAAAAAGTTTGAAGGCTTTACTGAAGCCTTTCCAAAGGGAGAGCCGATACAACCTCCTGCTGGAATACTGGCATTTTGCCGCCACTACACGCGAGGCTTTGAAAAGCCACTCATCTTGCTCGGTATCATGAGCATGACGATTGCGATCATCGAAGTGGCGTTATTTGGTTACATGGGACAATTGGTTGACTGGCTATCAACAAGTAACCCGGAAACCTTCTTAGCTGACAACAAGTCCACTCTTGTGGGCCTTGGAGTGCTGCTGTTGGTCGTAATGCCAATCTTAATCAGTGTCTACTCACTGTTGCTTCATCAAACCTTACTTGGCAACTATCCGATGTCGATTCGCTGGTTGGCGCACCGCTACCTTTTAAAGCAAAGCTTATCCTTCTACCAAGATGACTTTGCCGGACGTGTCGCCACCAAAGTAATGCAAACATCGCTCGCGGTGCGTGAAACCGTGACCAAAATGGTTGATGTGTTTGTCTACGTAACGGTTTACTTCACCGCGATGCTGTTCATGCTGGCCGAGTCGGATTGGCGCTTGATGGCTCCAATGTTGATCTGGTTGTTCGTCTACATCGGTATTCAGCTTTACTTCGTCCCGAAACTTAAAGATGTGTCATCGGAACAGGCGGATGCTCGTTCACTCATGACAGGTCGAATTGTTGATAGCTATACCAACATCGCGACAGTAAAACTGTTTTCACACAGCAAACGTGAAACGGAATACGCTGAAGAAGGCATGGAAGGTTTCCTAGATACCGTGTATCGCCAAATGCGCCTTGTTACTGGCTTCAACATCTGTGTTGAATTCGCTAACTACTTACTGGTATTCAGTATCGCAGGTATCTCTATCTACCTATGGCTCGATAGCGCAATCACTGTGGGTGCCATTGCGATTGCGGTGAGTTTGGCTCTACGTATTAACGGCATGTCGAAATGGATCATGTGGGAGATCGGTGGCCTGTTTGAAAACCTAGGTACCGTGATTGATGGCATTAAGACCATGTCGAAGCCTATCGCTATCGAAGACAAGAAAGACGCGCAGCCACTTAAGGTTCCACAAGGCGGCATCAACTTTGAAAACGTGAGCTTCAACTACGGTGAAAACAAAGGCGTTATCAATAAGCTAAACCTGAACATCAAACCAGGTGAAAAGGTAGGTCTAGTTGGACGTTCTGGCGCAGGTAAATCGACGTTGGTTAACTTGTTACTGCGTTTTCATGATGTCGAAAGCGGTCGTATCCTGATTGATGATCAAGAGATCTCAAGCGTTACTCAAGACTCACTGCGCAGCAATATTGGTATGGTGACACAAGACACTTCACTGCTTCACCGTTCGATCAAAGACAACATTCTTTACGGTCGTCCGGAAGCGACGGATGAAGAGGTGTATGCCGCAACCAAGCAAGCGCACGCGAATGAGTTTATTGAAACCCTAACCGACCCGTTTGGTAACATTGGTTACGATGCTCAAGTGGGCGAGCGTGGTGTTAAGCTTTCTGGTGGTCAACGCCAACGTGTAGCAATTTCACGTGTACTTCTGAAAAATGCACCACTGTTGGTTCTTGATGAAGCGACTTCAGCTCTAGATTCAGAGGTAGAGGCTGCTATCCAAGAGAGCTTAATTGAGTTAATGGAAGGTAAGACGGTTATCGCAATTGCGCACCGCCTATCCACCATCGCAGCAATGGATCGCCTGATCGTTTTAGATGAAGGTAATATCGTTGAAGAAGGCACGCACCAAGATCTGATTAACCAAAATGGTATCTATGCGCAGTTGTGGAATCACCAGACTGGTGGCTTTATCGGTTCCGAGAATTAG
- a CDS encoding arginine deiminase-related protein, with protein sequence MLNLHKKSLHITNVQNANCVVMVPPKEFRFNEETARDNEFQNRVNLTEAEVKLETMSEFKTMVASLRKEGVQVVEFDYPELGVETPDAVFPNNWFSTCSDGSLFTFPMACENRQNEVKPNALIEALEASGRVVNHTDSLESYIAQGSYLESTGVMVIDHINKTIYAALSQRCDREVLEDYAKRIGYSRVVSFQTALPSGQPIYHTNVMMAIGDNFCVICDEVIPEFERRFVVKSLAKDKQVISISIDQMNRFCGNILQLETVNGDKVIAMSQSAYDAFSPAQLAQLSTHGKLLPFDVKTIEDIGGGSVRCMLGEVFLPTRVKRL encoded by the coding sequence ATGTTAAACCTACACAAAAAATCACTTCACATTACCAATGTTCAAAACGCCAATTGCGTTGTTATGGTGCCGCCAAAAGAGTTTCGATTTAACGAAGAAACTGCACGTGATAACGAGTTTCAAAACAGAGTTAACCTCACTGAAGCTGAGGTGAAGTTAGAAACTATGTCTGAATTCAAGACGATGGTGGCTTCATTACGTAAAGAGGGTGTGCAAGTTGTAGAGTTTGATTATCCAGAGCTTGGTGTGGAAACGCCAGATGCGGTGTTCCCAAACAATTGGTTCAGCACCTGTAGCGATGGCAGCTTATTCACCTTCCCAATGGCCTGTGAAAACCGTCAGAATGAAGTGAAACCAAATGCGCTTATTGAAGCATTAGAGGCGTCAGGTCGCGTTGTTAACCACACTGATTCGCTAGAGTCTTATATCGCGCAAGGTTCTTATCTTGAGAGCACGGGTGTGATGGTGATTGATCACATCAACAAGACCATCTATGCCGCGCTTTCTCAACGTTGTGACCGTGAAGTGTTAGAGGATTACGCTAAGCGTATTGGTTATTCACGCGTGGTCTCGTTCCAAACGGCATTGCCATCTGGCCAGCCGATCTATCATACCAATGTAATGATGGCGATTGGTGATAACTTCTGTGTAATCTGTGATGAAGTGATTCCAGAGTTTGAGCGCCGTTTTGTAGTCAAGTCACTCGCGAAGGACAAGCAGGTTATCTCGATCTCAATCGATCAGATGAACCGTTTCTGTGGCAATATTCTGCAGCTTGAAACTGTGAATGGCGACAAAGTGATCGCGATGTCTCAATCGGCTTACGATGCGTTCTCTCCAGCTCAACTTGCCCAGCTATCGACTCATGGAAAGTTGCTACCATTCGACGTAAAAACCATTGAAGACATTGGTGGCGGTTCAGTACGTTGTATGCTTGGTGAAGTGTTCCTACCAACACGAGTGAAGCGTCTGTAG
- a CDS encoding esterase/lipase family protein, protein MNNKNKHIVLIHGLYMPALIMQYLDRNFKKRGFTTHKFAYNSLRFPSAAKRLNRFVKSRFDEHDKVYFFGHSLGGLLIRHYFKFYQPHFTDTCIITAGTPHNGATIAKTLSNHGLGFIFGSSKMILSDGLGDYDIDVPIGVITGTYDAGVGRIVLGRNLGDGTVTLEDANLRGATDTCALKLNHTALVYSKEVVTLSTQFIEHRAFKRAP, encoded by the coding sequence ATGAATAATAAAAACAAACACATAGTTTTAATTCATGGTCTGTATATGCCTGCGTTGATCATGCAATATCTAGATAGAAATTTTAAGAAACGTGGCTTTACTACCCATAAGTTTGCCTACAACTCACTGCGATTCCCATCCGCAGCAAAACGCCTAAATCGCTTCGTAAAGTCACGCTTTGATGAGCACGATAAGGTCTATTTCTTTGGTCACTCACTCGGTGGCTTACTGATTCGTCATTACTTCAAATTCTACCAACCACACTTCACTGACACCTGCATCATTACAGCGGGCACACCACACAATGGTGCGACTATCGCGAAAACCCTGTCGAATCATGGATTAGGTTTTATATTCGGTTCGAGCAAGATGATCTTAAGTGATGGCTTAGGCGACTACGATATTGATGTGCCGATTGGCGTGATTACTGGCACCTACGACGCAGGTGTAGGACGCATTGTGTTGGGCAGAAACCTAGGAGATGGCACAGTGACGCTTGAAGACGCTAACCTGCGAGGCGCAACAGACACCTGCGCACTCAAGCTCAATCACACCGCGCTGGTGTACTCTAAGGAAGTAGTCACGCTCTCTACTCAATTTATCGAACACAGAGCTTTCAAGAGGGCTCCCTAG
- a CDS encoding helix-turn-helix domain-containing protein, whose product MSYWLQSPKPSAVAQYIDCYWLIEKTPDAQTHQFPILPPSPSAHLILSPSDQAYHYTINQQVQQGVGSHLLLPHHKAIELDHSKPFIHLGIKFHVGALYSLTIPDYPHQSLDRANTIDLAVLLNNSDADVTSLIKLAQSDFEACCQQLDDLLLPWLSAARTDRHSELTRKVLSVIGSTPIAELGDTLFCSQRTLERSFNKVTGLTLKQCQSMNKLEAMLEYLYKKELNDIDWLDVAFQFGFSDQPHLIRYLKKTIGFTPNTYVKEGGLTIDVYGGVRSE is encoded by the coding sequence ATGAGCTATTGGTTACAGTCTCCTAAACCCTCAGCTGTTGCTCAATACATTGATTGTTATTGGCTAATCGAGAAAACGCCCGACGCTCAAACTCATCAATTTCCGATACTCCCCCCTTCCCCTTCAGCACATTTGATTCTGTCACCCAGCGACCAAGCGTATCACTACACAATAAATCAACAAGTCCAACAAGGAGTTGGCAGCCACCTATTATTGCCCCATCATAAGGCGATAGAACTGGATCACTCGAAGCCGTTTATTCACTTGGGCATCAAGTTCCACGTCGGCGCTTTATACTCGCTCACAATCCCTGATTACCCCCATCAAAGCTTAGATCGCGCTAACACCATCGACCTTGCAGTTCTACTCAACAATTCTGATGCCGATGTAACATCACTGATTAAGCTTGCTCAAAGCGACTTTGAAGCTTGTTGCCAGCAGTTGGATGACTTACTGCTACCTTGGTTATCCGCCGCTAGAACCGATAGACATAGCGAGCTCACTCGTAAAGTACTGAGTGTGATAGGTTCGACGCCCATAGCTGAACTTGGTGACACGCTATTTTGTTCTCAAAGAACACTCGAACGAAGCTTTAACAAAGTGACAGGCCTAACGTTAAAGCAATGCCAATCCATGAACAAACTCGAAGCAATGCTCGAATATCTTTATAAGAAAGAGTTGAATGACATAGATTGGCTAGACGTCGCTTTTCAATTTGGATTTAGCGACCAACCACACCTGATTCGTTACTTAAAAAAGACCATTGGCTTCACACCAAATACCTATGTCAAAGAAGGTGGATTAACCATAGATGTATATGGCGGTGTCAGGTCAGAGTAA
- a CDS encoding IS5 family transposase, with amino-acid sequence MGKAKKKITNWAEYNKALCKRGSVTFWIDDTAVDAWRCKTHHGKRGRGFQYSDTAIETALMIKGVFSLPLRALQGFIDSIFELLDVPLTSPDYTCISKRSKTVQVKYRNKSKGAIRHIAIDSTGLKVFGEGEWKVKKYGAEKRRTWRKLHLAVDVDTHEAISAEVSLVNVGDSEVLPTLLNPLRRKIDAVSADGAYDTKSCHNTLKNKGCTPLIPPRKNAAFWEDGHPRNEAVEALKNGTIAEWKSESGYHYRSISETAMSRYKGLTSGKLSLRCYNAQVGEIMANVKAINKVIGLGMPVRS; translated from the coding sequence ATGGGTAAGGCGAAAAAGAAGATAACTAACTGGGCGGAGTACAATAAGGCTTTGTGCAAACGGGGCTCGGTTACGTTCTGGATAGATGATACAGCCGTAGATGCATGGCGATGCAAAACCCATCATGGTAAGCGTGGTAGAGGCTTTCAGTACTCTGATACAGCGATTGAAACTGCCTTGATGATTAAAGGAGTATTCTCATTACCCTTGCGTGCTCTTCAAGGTTTTATCGACTCTATCTTTGAGTTATTGGATGTTCCACTGACGTCCCCAGACTACACCTGTATCAGTAAACGCTCGAAGACAGTCCAGGTGAAATACCGTAATAAATCTAAAGGGGCTATTCGTCATATAGCCATTGACTCGACTGGTCTCAAAGTCTTTGGCGAGGGGGAGTGGAAGGTGAAGAAGTACGGTGCCGAAAAACGTAGAACATGGCGCAAGCTGCACTTAGCCGTTGATGTAGATACCCATGAAGCCATTAGTGCCGAGGTCAGCCTGGTAAATGTTGGTGATAGCGAAGTGCTGCCAACGTTACTCAACCCTTTACGTAGAAAGATCGATGCTGTATCTGCCGATGGAGCATATGACACAAAAAGTTGCCACAATACTCTGAAGAATAAAGGTTGTACTCCGTTGATACCACCTCGAAAGAATGCAGCGTTTTGGGAAGATGGGCATCCCAGAAATGAAGCTGTAGAGGCTCTGAAAAACGGAACAATAGCGGAGTGGAAATCCGAGTCTGGTTATCACTATCGCTCAATATCTGAGACCGCAATGTCTCGATATAAAGGACTAACCAGCGGTAAATTGAGCTTGAGGTGTTACAACGCTCAAGTGGGTGAAATCATGGCGAATGTCAAAGCTATAAACAAAGTCATAGGACTAGGCATGCCTGTTCGAAGCTAA